One part of the Streptomyces lydicus genome encodes these proteins:
- a CDS encoding transcriptional regulator, whose product MYSTPFSPAEARSARARVGLTTAQVAQSMTACGTPVRPEHIEAWEYGSHAPTEAQLFVLADVLWCPPTTLMGIEPRTLAEHRMARQLSVERLSQLIGMDPAGYQAAESARQWSGDYRQTKALVEALGLSLRKLIGVMGRDEELSGHLRAAIEGRWKAHVAPVVEITTLNKTRVSDALRTMHGEFAEFSERYMGHLVARNADSRLKEIAAERSAYLRRLVDHFWELIGEAGEAPPFNTVTTH is encoded by the coding sequence GTGTACAGCACTCCGTTCTCTCCCGCAGAGGCCAGATCCGCGCGGGCCCGGGTGGGCCTGACCACGGCTCAGGTCGCCCAGTCCATGACGGCGTGCGGCACGCCGGTACGTCCCGAGCACATCGAAGCCTGGGAGTACGGCTCCCATGCGCCGACCGAGGCACAGCTCTTCGTGCTGGCCGACGTCCTGTGGTGCCCGCCGACCACGCTGATGGGCATCGAGCCCCGCACCCTTGCCGAGCACCGCATGGCCCGGCAGCTGAGTGTGGAGCGGCTCTCCCAGCTGATCGGGATGGACCCGGCCGGATACCAGGCGGCGGAGTCCGCGCGGCAGTGGAGCGGTGACTACCGCCAGACCAAGGCGCTGGTGGAGGCGCTGGGGCTGTCGCTGCGCAAACTCATCGGGGTGATGGGGCGGGACGAGGAACTCTCGGGGCACCTGCGCGCGGCGATCGAGGGGCGCTGGAAGGCGCATGTCGCGCCGGTCGTCGAGATCACCACGCTGAACAAGACGCGGGTGAGCGACGCGCTGCGCACCATGCACGGCGAGTTCGCGGAGTTCTCCGAGCGCTACATGGGACATCTGGTGGCGCGTAACGCCGATTCCCGGCTCAAGGAGATCGCGGCCGAGCGCTCGGCGTATCTGCGCCGACTGGTCGACCACTTCTGGGAGTTGATCGGCGAGGCGGGCGAGGCCCCGCCGTTCAACACCGTGACCACCCACTGA